In Planktothrix serta PCC 8927, a single window of DNA contains:
- a CDS encoding GUN4 domain-containing protein: MGHREKVIIALGVMASITSLVIGMARTATVSEKIRVKPDYERLAHLLSAKQFTKAELQTYRMMLLALEKNTKYSDPIELNQQDIAKLPCEDLRELEKIWQGYTQGSIHFRNKIMSWQNGQQNLIPAINSRSNSCKIEENRNSTALSQ; the protein is encoded by the coding sequence ATGGGTCATCGAGAAAAGGTTATTATTGCATTAGGTGTGATGGCATCGATTACATCTTTGGTCATTGGAATGGCAAGAACGGCTACAGTGTCGGAAAAAATTAGGGTAAAACCGGATTATGAACGATTAGCTCATTTATTATCAGCAAAACAATTCACTAAAGCAGAACTTCAAACCTATAGAATGATGTTATTAGCTTTAGAAAAAAACACGAAATATTCAGATCCAATTGAGTTAAATCAACAGGATATTGCTAAATTGCCTTGTGAAGATTTAAGAGAACTGGAAAAAATTTGGCAGGGTTATACTCAGGGAAGCATTCATTTTAGAAATAAAATTATGAGTTGGCAAAATGGTCAACAAAACTTAATTCCTGCTATTAATTCTCGGTCTAATAGTTGTAAAATAGAAGAAAATAGAAATTCTACTGCTCTGAGTCAGTAG
- a CDS encoding CHAT domain-containing protein, whose amino-acid sequence MLTFAEGDFDNRGFSVTLQLRDEGKPATIQETGSLPPDPELVESYTSWKVTYYGFLGIKVRVLKAKAGQITNFSIGDVNKKADNLSQHFNQWLKSPQFNHVREELIAHLKEDDEVRLIIQTSNLDLRKLPWHLWDILERYPKAEISVGAPKFKQVTAAKVANNHVKILAILGNDDEINVEEDRKILNSIPYAKVHFLVKPNRQELNDLLWEQSWDILFFAGHSCTEGETGILYINKTESLTIPDLRYALKKAIEKGLQLAIFNSCDGLGLAQDLADLNLPQMIVMREPVPDKVAQEFLKYFLGSFSGGQSFYLAVKEARERLQGWEGQFPCASWLPVICQSRPEIVLTWNHLRSRTRNLRNIATKAVQLGVASYIGKTLLNRNNESKASDVTLIDASLDPHDSPYEQTIEEGIKIIRHKQKDPTGDNHV is encoded by the coding sequence GTGCTGACTTTTGCAGAGGGAGACTTCGACAATAGAGGTTTTTCGGTCACGTTACAATTAAGGGATGAGGGGAAACCTGCGACTATTCAGGAAACCGGATCTTTACCGCCAGACCCAGAACTGGTTGAGTCTTATACCAGTTGGAAGGTAACTTATTATGGTTTTCTTGGGATAAAAGTTAGAGTATTAAAGGCAAAAGCAGGACAAATAACTAACTTTTCAATTGGTGATGTTAATAAAAAAGCTGATAATTTAAGCCAACATTTTAATCAATGGTTAAAATCCCCACAATTTAATCATGTTAGGGAAGAATTGATTGCCCATTTAAAAGAAGATGATGAAGTGCGGTTAATTATCCAAACTTCAAATCTTGATCTCCGCAAACTTCCCTGGCATCTTTGGGATATATTAGAACGTTACCCTAAAGCAGAAATTAGTGTCGGTGCGCCTAAATTTAAACAAGTAACAGCAGCAAAAGTTGCTAATAATCACGTTAAGATTTTGGCAATTTTGGGCAATGATGACGAGATTAATGTTGAAGAAGATCGAAAAATTTTAAATTCTATTCCGTATGCTAAAGTTCACTTTTTAGTTAAACCTAACCGCCAAGAACTTAACGATTTACTCTGGGAACAGTCTTGGGATATTCTCTTTTTTGCCGGACATAGCTGCACGGAAGGAGAGACAGGAATTCTATATATTAATAAGACTGAGAGTTTAACGATTCCTGACTTAAGATATGCGTTAAAAAAAGCTATTGAAAAAGGTTTACAACTGGCTATTTTTAACTCCTGTGATGGTTTGGGGTTAGCTCAAGATTTAGCTGATTTGAATCTACCTCAAATGATTGTCATGCGAGAACCTGTTCCTGACAAAGTAGCACAGGAATTTTTAAAATATTTTCTGGGTTCTTTTTCAGGAGGTCAGTCGTTTTATTTAGCAGTTAAGGAAGCGAGGGAAAGATTGCAAGGTTGGGAAGGTCAGTTTCCCTGTGCCAGTTGGTTGCCCGTGATTTGCCAGAGTCGTCCAGAAATTGTGCTAACTTGGAACCATTTGCGTAGTCGTACTCGTAACTTAAGAAACATTGCAACAAAGGCTGTTCAATTGGGTGTAGCAAGCTATATAGGTAAAACTTTATTAAATCGTAATAACGAATCTAAAGCTTCTGATGTAACATTGATTGACGCATCCCTTGATCCCCATGATAGCCCCTATGAACAAACTATAGAGGAAGGAATAAAAATAATTCGCCATAAACAAAAAGATCCTACAGGAGATAATCATGTTTAG
- a CDS encoding DUF433 domain-containing protein, with protein MSTAKLTDYFNFLTPDDIRLKGTRIGIETILYEYIDRGRTPEEIAQTYPSLTLEQVYATILYYLQNKETISNYLKNWIEHGHKMREQQRLNPPPVSEKLRQLRATRQA; from the coding sequence ATGTCAACAGCCAAACTAACAGATTATTTCAACTTCCTCACTCCCGATGACATTCGACTAAAAGGGACAAGAATTGGCATCGAAACTATCCTTTATGAATATATTGATCGCGGTCGCACTCCCGAAGAAATTGCCCAAACCTACCCTTCACTAACCTTAGAACAAGTCTATGCGACAATTCTCTATTACCTACAGAACAAAGAAACTATCAGCAATTACCTAAAAAATTGGATAGAACACGGTCATAAAATGAGAGAACAACAGCGTCTAAACCCTCCACCAGTATCAGAAAAACTTCGGCAATTGAGAGCCACTAGACAAGCCTAA
- a CDS encoding XisI protein yields the protein MERINYRELVQTILTQHSRNDLDTQTEVQLLFDTEREHYQVVHLGWEGQKRVYGCVIHVDIKDGKIWIQRDRTETGIANELVAAGVAKEDIVLAFKAPYIRQFTEFAVG from the coding sequence ATGGAAAGAATAAACTACAGAGAATTAGTCCAAACAATTCTGACTCAACACTCAAGAAATGATTTAGATACTCAGACAGAAGTACAATTACTATTTGACACGGAAAGGGAGCATTATCAAGTCGTTCATTTGGGTTGGGAGGGGCAAAAACGGGTTTATGGTTGTGTAATTCACGTCGATATAAAAGATGGTAAAATTTGGATTCAGAGGGATAGAACAGAAACAGGAATAGCGAATGAGTTGGTCGCTGCGGGAGTTGCTAAAGAGGATATTGTTTTAGCGTTTAAAGCCCCTTATATTCGTCAATTTACTGAGTTTGCTGTGGGGTAA
- a CDS encoding aldehyde dehydrogenase family protein translates to MVTSIRPDQKVKIGPTQLLINNEWVNSVSGRRFQTINPTTGEIICDVAEADAADVDQAVKAARTAFTRGNWPQMSATKRGELLYKLADLIEQNILELAQLESLDNGKPVTDSLNIDLPLVIACYRYYAGWADKIQGKTIPINGSYFCYTRHEPIGVVGQIIPWNFPLLMQAWKLAPALATGNTVVLKTAEQTPLSALRIGELIVEAGFPPGVVNILSGYGPTAGAAISHHNDIDKVAFTGSTEVGHLIMEAAAKSNLKRVTLELGGKSPNIIFADANMDAAIEGTHFGLFFNQGQCCCAGSRVFVEEKCYDEFVAKTVERAKQRVVGDPFDPQTQQGPQVDQEQFNKVMGYIESGIKEDAQMLCGGNRVGDRGFFIEPTIFANVRDEMKIAQEEIFGPVMSIIKFKDINEVIERANNTIYGLAAAVWTQDITKAHTIANSLRAGTVWVNCYDVFDAAAPFGGFKQSGIGRELGEYGLQQYTEIKTVTIKL, encoded by the coding sequence ATGGTGACATCGATCAGACCCGATCAAAAAGTGAAAATTGGGCCAACTCAATTACTGATCAATAATGAATGGGTGAATAGCGTTTCGGGTCGTCGTTTTCAGACCATTAACCCCACGACAGGTGAGATCATCTGTGATGTAGCTGAGGCTGACGCCGCTGACGTTGATCAGGCCGTTAAAGCAGCACGAACGGCATTTACTCGTGGCAATTGGCCACAAATGTCGGCGACGAAACGGGGCGAACTGCTGTACAAATTAGCAGATTTAATTGAACAAAATATTTTGGAATTGGCACAGTTAGAATCCTTGGATAATGGTAAACCTGTGACAGATTCACTGAATATTGATTTGCCCTTGGTGATTGCTTGCTATCGTTATTATGCTGGGTGGGCTGATAAAATTCAAGGCAAAACTATTCCCATTAACGGTTCTTATTTCTGTTATACCCGCCATGAACCCATCGGTGTAGTCGGTCAGATTATCCCCTGGAATTTCCCTCTGTTAATGCAGGCTTGGAAGTTAGCGCCAGCCTTAGCAACCGGGAATACCGTTGTACTTAAAACCGCCGAACAAACTCCTTTATCGGCGTTACGAATCGGTGAACTCATCGTTGAAGCGGGTTTTCCTCCCGGCGTCGTTAATATTTTATCGGGCTACGGGCCAACAGCCGGGGCGGCAATTTCTCACCATAATGACATTGATAAGGTGGCTTTTACGGGTTCAACGGAAGTGGGACATTTAATTATGGAAGCTGCCGCCAAAAGCAATCTCAAGCGTGTGACGTTGGAATTGGGCGGTAAAAGTCCTAATATTATTTTTGCCGATGCCAATATGGATGCGGCGATCGAAGGAACTCACTTTGGTCTATTTTTTAACCAAGGACAATGCTGCTGTGCGGGCTCACGGGTGTTCGTGGAAGAAAAATGCTATGACGAGTTTGTCGCCAAAACCGTTGAACGTGCTAAACAACGAGTCGTCGGCGATCCTTTTGATCCTCAAACTCAGCAAGGGCCCCAGGTGGATCAAGAGCAGTTTAATAAGGTGATGGGCTACATTGAATCTGGTATAAAAGAAGATGCCCAGATGTTATGCGGGGGTAATCGTGTGGGCGATCGCGGTTTCTTTATCGAGCCTACTATTTTCGCAAATGTTCGGGATGAGATGAAGATTGCTCAAGAAGAAATCTTTGGGCCGGTGATGAGTATTATCAAGTTTAAAGATATCAACGAGGTGATTGAACGAGCTAATAATACCATCTATGGTCTGGCTGCGGCGGTTTGGACGCAAGATATTACTAAAGCTCATACTATTGCTAACAGTCTGCGGGCGGGTACAGTTTGGGTCAATTGTTATGATGTTTTCGATGCGGCTGCACCCTTTGGCGGATTTAAACAATCTGGAATTGGGCGCGAATTAGGCGAATACGGTTTGCAACAATACACCGAAATTAAGACAGTGACAATCAAGCTTTAA
- a CDS encoding DUF29 domain-containing protein, with product MTNLYETDFLSWIEDQVNLLKTQQWQQLDTLNLIEEIEALGRKERQELRNRLGILLGDLLKWQFQPDQRTNSWLGTIREQRVQIKFLLQDSPSLKPYLNQILPDAYELGLALAIRETKLGEQIFPEVCPYTLEQTLDPQFLPI from the coding sequence ATGACTAATTTATATGAAACCGATTTTTTGAGTTGGATAGAAGATCAAGTGAATCTTTTAAAAACTCAACAATGGCAACAGTTAGATACACTGAATTTAATTGAGGAAATAGAAGCTTTGGGACGAAAAGAACGACAAGAATTGAGAAATCGATTAGGGATTCTCTTAGGAGATTTATTAAAATGGCAATTTCAACCTGATCAACGAACGAATAGTTGGTTAGGAACAATTCGAGAACAGCGAGTACAAATTAAATTTTTATTACAAGACAGTCCGAGTTTAAAGCCTTATTTGAATCAAATTTTACCGGATGCTTATGAATTAGGATTAGCTTTAGCTATTCGAGAAACAAAACTCGGTGAACAAATCTTTCCCGAAGTCTGTCCTTATACCTTAGAACAAACCTTAGATCCTCAATTTTTACCCATTTAA